Proteins encoded in a region of the Papio anubis isolate 15944 chromosome 14, Panubis1.0, whole genome shotgun sequence genome:
- the NTSR2 gene encoding neurotensin receptor type 2 isoform X5, translating to METSSPPPPRSSPNLGLSLDARLGVDTRLWAKVLFTALYALIWALGAAGNALSVHVVLKARAGRAGRLRYHVLSLALSGLLLLVVGVPVELYSFVWFHYPWVFGDLGCRGYYFVRELCAYATVLSVTGLSAERCVAVCQPLRARSLLTPRRTRRLVALLWAASLGLALPMALIMGQKHELETAGGEPEPASRVCTVLVSRTALQVFIQVNVLVSFVLPLALTAFLNGVMVSHLLALCSQVPSTSALGSSTPSRLELLSEEGLLSFIVWKKTFIQGGQVSLEPSWPCMSSAGCRTMPAGSCTATSLMTHGLTHCTVSTTTSTW from the exons ATGGAGACCAGCAGCCCGCCGCCCCCGCGGTCCAGCCCCAACCTGGGGCTGAGCCTGGACGCCCGGCTGGGCGTGGACACGCGCCTCTGGGCCAAGGTGCTGTTCACCGCGCTGTACGCACTCATCTGGGCGCTGGGCGCGGCGGGCAATGCGCTGTCCGTGCACGTGGTGCTGAAGGCGCGGGCCGGGCGCGCTGGGCGCCTGCGCTACCACGTGCTCAGCCTGGCGCTCTCAggcctgctgctgctggtggtcgGCGTGCCGGTGGAGCTCTACAGCTTCGTGTGGTTCCACTACCCCTGGGTCTTCGGCGACCTGGGCTGCCGCGGCTACTACTTCGTGCGCGAGCTGTGCGCCTACGCCACGGTGCTGAGCGTGACCGGCCTGAGCGCCGAGCGCTGCGTGGCCGTGTGCCAGCCCTTGCGTGCCCGCAGCCTGCTGACGCCGCGCCGGACCCGGCGGCTGGTGGCGCTCTTGTGGGCCGCCTCGCTTGGCCTCGCCCTGCCCATGGCCCTCATCATGGGGCAGAAGCACGAGCTGGAGACGGCGGGCGGCGAGCCGGAGCCGGCCTCTCGCGTGTGCACCGTGCTGGTGAGCCGCACCGCGCTCCAAGTCTTCATCCAG GTGAATGTGCTGGTGTCCTTCGTGCTCCCCTTGGCACTAACTGCTTTCCTGAATGGGGTCATGGTGAGCCACCTGCTGGCCCTCTGCTCCCAAGTGCCGTCCACTTCTGccctgggcagctccaccccCAGCCGCCTGGAGCTGCTGAGTGAGGAGGGTCTCCTCAGCTTCATCGTATGGAAGAAGACCTTTATCCAGGGAGGCCAGGTCAGCCTG GAGCCATCGTGGCCATGTATGTCATCTGCTGGCTGCCGTACCATGCCCGCAGGCTCATGTACTGCTACGTCCCTGATGACGCATGGACTGA
- the NTSR2 gene encoding neurotensin receptor type 2 isoform X4, giving the protein METSSPPPPRSSPNLGLSLDARLGVDTRLWAKVLFTALYALIWALGAAGNALSVHVVLKARAGRAGRLRYHVLSLALSGLLLLVVGVPVELYSFVWFHYPWVFGDLGCRGYYFVRELCAYATVLSVTGLSAERCVAVCQPLRARSLLTPRRTRRLVALLWAASLGLALPMALIMGQKHELETAGGEPEPASRVCTVLVSRTALQVFIQVNVLVSFVLPLALTAFLNGVMVSHLLALCSQVPSTSALGSSTPSRLELLSEEGLLSFIVWKKTFIQGGQVSLVRHKDVRGIRSLQRSVQVLRAIVAMYVICWLPYHARRLMYCYVPDDAWTEV; this is encoded by the exons ATGGAGACCAGCAGCCCGCCGCCCCCGCGGTCCAGCCCCAACCTGGGGCTGAGCCTGGACGCCCGGCTGGGCGTGGACACGCGCCTCTGGGCCAAGGTGCTGTTCACCGCGCTGTACGCACTCATCTGGGCGCTGGGCGCGGCGGGCAATGCGCTGTCCGTGCACGTGGTGCTGAAGGCGCGGGCCGGGCGCGCTGGGCGCCTGCGCTACCACGTGCTCAGCCTGGCGCTCTCAggcctgctgctgctggtggtcgGCGTGCCGGTGGAGCTCTACAGCTTCGTGTGGTTCCACTACCCCTGGGTCTTCGGCGACCTGGGCTGCCGCGGCTACTACTTCGTGCGCGAGCTGTGCGCCTACGCCACGGTGCTGAGCGTGACCGGCCTGAGCGCCGAGCGCTGCGTGGCCGTGTGCCAGCCCTTGCGTGCCCGCAGCCTGCTGACGCCGCGCCGGACCCGGCGGCTGGTGGCGCTCTTGTGGGCCGCCTCGCTTGGCCTCGCCCTGCCCATGGCCCTCATCATGGGGCAGAAGCACGAGCTGGAGACGGCGGGCGGCGAGCCGGAGCCGGCCTCTCGCGTGTGCACCGTGCTGGTGAGCCGCACCGCGCTCCAAGTCTTCATCCAG GTGAATGTGCTGGTGTCCTTCGTGCTCCCCTTGGCACTAACTGCTTTCCTGAATGGGGTCATGGTGAGCCACCTGCTGGCCCTCTGCTCCCAAGTGCCGTCCACTTCTGccctgggcagctccaccccCAGCCGCCTGGAGCTGCTGAGTGAGGAGGGTCTCCTCAGCTTCATCGTATGGAAGAAGACCTTTATCCAGGGAGGCCAGGTCAGCCTGGTGAGACACAAAGATGTGCGCGGGATCCGCAGCCTCCAGCGCAGCGTCCAAGTTCTCA GAGCCATCGTGGCCATGTATGTCATCTGCTGGCTGCCGTACCATGCCCGCAGGCTCATGTACTGCTACGTCCCTGATGACGCATGGACTGA